The Mycolicibacterium parafortuitum nucleotide sequence GGCGCGGGCTGTCTGGCCGCCGGGTTCATGGGGTTCCAGTTCATCGTGGTGCTCTACCTGCAGGAGCTTCGGGGCTGGTCGGCGCTGGCCACCGCGGTGGCACTGCTGGTCGTCGCGATCGACGCGATCCTGGCCCCCACCCTGACCCCGGTCCTGGTGCGCCGGTTCGGGCTGTGGCGCGTCATCGCGGTCGGGATGGTGTTCGCGGCGCTGTCGTTCCTGCTGTTCACCGGCGTGGAGGCGGACTGGGTGTACCTGAGCATGCTGCCGAGCCTGCTGGCGCTGGGCATCGCGTTCACCCTGGCCTACGGCCCGTTGACGATCGCCGCGACCGACGGCGTCGAGGAATCCGCGCAGGGGTTGACCAGTGGGCTGCTGTACACGACGTTCCAGTTCGGCGCGGCGATCGGGCTCGCGACGACCACCGCGGTGCAGGTCGCGGCGACCGCAGCCGGCGCCGGTCAGCTCGATTCGTACCGGGCGGCGCTTCTGGTGCCGCTGGCCCTCGGCGTGATCGGCATTGCGGTGGCCCTCCCCCGCGCCTGGCGAACCCCGCAGGCGTGTGCGGCCTCGGTGTGACGGCAGGCAGCTTCAGCGGCGTACCATCAGCCGATCGGGCGTACCGTCAGCATCTGCGACGACGTCCCGACCGGTCCGTTCTCGTCGTGAATGACGCTGTGCGTCAGGCCAAGACCGTCCGAACCGAATGACACCGTGGTGTCGAAACCCAGCCACCCGCCGCGCGGTTCGCGGAACAGGTGCGCGGTCAGGTCGATGTTCGGGAAGGCCACCTTCTCCGGGTCGGCGCGTACAGCCAGACCGTTGCCGATGTCGAACAGCATGATCGCGGCCGTCGCCGGACTCACCGTCTCATCGGCGATCAGCCCGACGTCGGTACGCGCCCAGGCCGTCGCCCGGCCGGGGCCGATCTCCGTGCGTCGCACATCGAGGGACGCGATGAACGCGCCGCGCCACAGCCCGGGCATGTCCCAGGGCGGCGTAGCCCGCGGACCGGGAATCGGCGCGAAGCTCGACCCGGCGAGCGGCTCGGTGTCGAAGCGCTGCATCAGCCACGCCCGCAGCACCAGCACCGGACGGCCCGCGTGGCGCATGGTCGCCTCGACCAGCTCGATGCTGCGGCCGGGGCGACGTACCTGCACGTCCACCTCGACCACACCGATCGGCACCGTGCCGAGGA carries:
- a CDS encoding thioesterase family protein; the encoded protein is MHYFERLDEARFAATERTQGAWNCAEQHIAPSIGLLAHVVEQHRDRRRDDRLPLARLSYDILGTVPIGVVEVDVQVRRPGRSIELVEATMRHAGRPVLVLRAWLMQRFDTEPLAGSSFAPIPGPRATPPWDMPGLWRGAFIASLDVRRTEIGPGRATAWARTDVGLIADETVSPATAAIMLFDIGNGLAVRADPEKVAFPNIDLTAHLFREPRGGWLGFDTTVSFGSDGLGLTHSVIHDENGPVGTSSQMLTVRPIG